The genome window GGCTACTCCGACTCGAACAAGGATGGCGGTTTCCTGACCTCGAACTGGGAGCTCTACCAGGCCGAACTCAAGCTGGTGCAGGTATTCGCCGAAAAAGGCGTCAAGCTGCGCCTGTTCCACGGCCGCGGCGGCACCGTGGGCCGCGGCGGTGGTCCGAGCTACGACGCGATCCGGGCCCAGCCGCCGGGCACCGTCAACGGCCAGATCCGCCTGACCGAACAGGGCGAGATCATCGCCTCCAAGTTCTCCAACCCCGAGATCGGCCGCCGCAACCTTGAGCTGCTGGTGGCGGCGACGCTCGAGGCCAGCCTCAGCCCGCAGTCGGGCAACGCCGCCCAGGCCGCGACCCTGGCGCGCTTCGAGGGCGTGATGGCCGAGCTGTCCGAGCGCGCCTACAAGGCCTACCGCAACCTGGTGTACGAGACCCCTGGCTTCACCGACTACTTCTTCGCCGCCACCCCGATCGCCGAGATCGCGGAGCTGAACCTCGGTTCGCGTCCGGCCTCGCGCAAGTCGACCCGCCGCATCGAAGACCTGCGCGCGATTCCCTGGGGCTTCTCCTGGGGCCAGTGCCGCCTGCTGCTGCCGGGCTGGTTCGGCTTCGGCGCCGCGGTGAGCGGCTGGCTGGCCGAAGGCGAGCGCGAAAGCAGGCTGGAACTGCTGCGCACCATGTTCCGCGAGTGGCCCTTCTTCGCCACCCTGCTGTCGAACATGGACATGGTGCTGGCCAAGACCGACCTGGCGATCGCCTCGCGCTACGCCGGGCTGGTGGCGGACGTGGAGCTGCGCGAGCGCATCTTCCGCCGCATCTCGGCCGAGCATGGCGAGACCCTGCGCTGCCTCGAGGCGATCACCGGCGCCAGCGAGCGCCTGGCCGGCAACCCGCTGCTGGCGCGCTCGATCCAGAACCGCTTCGCCTACCTGGACCCGCTCAACCACCTGCAGGTGGAGCTGATCCATCGGCGCCGCAAGCTGGCCGACAATGTGGATCCGCGCGTCAATCGGGGGATTCACCTGTCGATCAATGGGGTGGCGGCGGGATTGCGTAATACGGGCTGAGCGCGGTGTTGGCCGGGGTTTCGCGCCTCGGGCGTTGATTCGCGCCTCGGGCGTTGATACAAACTTGGGTCCCCGCCTGCGCGGGGACGACGTGCTGGGGCACGAGGCCGTAATCGGCAGTGCCGGAAAGTCGTGCCCTGCAGTGCCGGCGCGACGGAGCTGCCAAAGAGCATAGCCGACCTCAGCACGTCGTCCCCGCGCAGGCCTCGGCGGCCCCGCGGTGACCCAAGTTTCTGGAACCACCACCTGCCCCACTCAAGACCCGCAGACCCCCAGCGTACTTCCCTTGCGCAGATGCGCCTCCACCGCCTCCGGCGCCACGCAGATCTGCTGCCCCGGATGCGACGCACTACCCGTCTTGTGGCAAACCGCCACCTTCCCCCCTTCGCAGCGCGCATCGATGACAGGCACCGTCACGCTAGCCTGCGCATAGCACCCCTGGGCGCTCGCCGCCTGCACCGTGAAGCTGAAGGTCCCGGGCCCAGTCGGCGTAAACGTCGTCACCGGCCCGCTCGCGCTCGACAAACCGGTCGCCGGACTCCAGGCATACTCGGCCGCCGCTCCATCCTTGTCACTCACGGTCAGCGTCACGCTCTGCGGCCCGTAGCCCAAAGTCAGCCCCTGCGGCGCGCTGCTCGCTACCAGCGGCTGCGGCTGCACACCGTTCACCTGCACGCTGGCCTCGCCGCTCGCCGTATTGCCGCCCTTGTCGAGCACCGTCAGCGCTACCGACTGGATCCCGATGTCCGCGCAAGAGAAGCTGGCGCGCGACAGGCTGAGCGACTCGACGCCCCAGTTGTCGCTGCTGCCGCCATCGACCTCCGCCGCCGTGATCGAGGCCGCGCCATTGGCCAGGGTGACGGAGGCTGGGCGCGTGCGCACCATCGGCGGCTCGAAGTCGTTGCTGACCGGGGCGGCGCGTGGACTCTCGGCGCTGTGGCGGTTCAGGGCCGTGACCGTGTAGTAGTAATACTTGCCCGCCTCGACGCTCTTGTCGATGAAGACCGTGCCGGCCGCGTCGGTGGCGGCCAGCAGCGCGCCGGGCGCGTCCAGGTCCATGTCGCGCTGCTCGCCGCGATAGATCGCGTAACGACGGGTCTTTTCCATCTCGTCCGCGGCCTCGGCCGGCGCGTCCCAGCTGAGCTGCACCGCATTGTCCTGCGCGACGCTGGCCGCCAGAGCGCCTGGTGCGGACGGCGTCGCCGTCCCCTTCCAGGGCATCAGGGGCAGCAGGGCCGGCCGCTTGTAGGTCGCGTTCATCAGGCTGCTGCGGTAGCCGAGCAGGTCGCCCTGCAGGAAGGCGTGGCGGAAGTGGATCTGTCCGGAGATCCCTGGCAGGGAGCGGTTCAGGGCGATCTGGCGGTTGATCTGGTTCGGATCGGTCCACCCGGCGGTGTTCATCTTGTAGTCCGCGATCCCGATGTACATGTGGCGCTCGTAGGCGTTGTCGTTCCACCAGGGGACCAGCAGGCTGTAGTCGGAACCGGCCTGCCCCATGTACCAGTAGACCTGGGGCGCCAGGTAGTCCACCCAGCCCTCGCGGATCCATTTGCGGGTGTCGGCGAACATGCTGAGGTAGTGCTGGGACGCCCCGCTCGAGGTCGGCGAACCGATCGCCGGATCGGTGCTGCTGCGGTAGATGCCGGAGGGCGAAACGCCGAACTTCACCCAGGGCTTGGCGGCGCGGATGCTGTCGTTCACGCGCGCGATCAGGAGGTCGATGTTGTCGCGCCGCCAGTCGGCCCGGCCCGCCGCCGTGTCGGGGAAGCCGCGCGGGTCGGCCTGGTAGGCCGCGTCGTCGTTGATGGCCCCATTCGGATAGAAGTAGTCGTCGAAATGGATGCCGTCGACGTCGTAGCGCTCGACGATGTCCGTGATGACCTTGACGACGTGTTCGCGCACCTGCGGCAGGCCGGGGTTCAAGATCTTCACCGTGCCCACTTGCAGCAGCCATTCCGGATGGGTGCGCGACACGTGATTGGGCGCGTACTGCGCGTTGTTGGCTTCGCTGGCGGTGTTGGCCACCGCGCGATAGGGATTGATCCAGGCGTGGAATTCCAGGCCCCGCTTGCGGGTCTCTTCCAGGGCGTACTGGAGCGGATCCCAGGCCGGCGCCGGCGCGCTGCCCTGCTGGTTGGTGAGGTAGTAGGACCAGGGTTCGTACGCGCTCGGGTACATGGCGTCGGCCTGGCTGCGCACCTGGAAAAAGGCCGCGTTCATGCCGGTCGCCTTGTTGTGGTCGAGGATCGCCGCCAGCGCCGCGCGCTGCTGCGCGGGCGTCTGGAGGCGGTTCGGCCAGTCCAGGCTCAGGTGGGTGCTGATCCACACGCCGCGCAGTTCGCGCTTGGGCGAGGCCTCCTGGGCGCCGGCATGGGAGATCGAAGCGGCCAGCATCGTGGCTGCCGCGGCAAGCAAAAGTTTGTGCATGTTGTGGTTTTTTGCAGGGTTGAAGTCGACGCACCGAGCCGATGCGCCTGTGGCCACCCTGCGCCGTGTCTCCCCGCCACAGGCCGGCCATCTTCAGCGGAGCTTACGCCCGTGCATTTTTTGCAACCAATGATTTTGCACATGTGTTGCATAACTTGAATGCATGAGCGGCAATCCGGACACATTCGCCGGCGGGCGAGGTCCATCCGCTTCACCGGCGGCGGCAACCGCCCGCAGTCCGGCTAGCGCCGGAACGACAGGCCGACCGTGAACGCGGTATCGGGCGTGCGGCCGTTCAGGCCGCGCGAGAACATGGCGTCGAGCTGGCAGTCGCGAGACAGCAGCCAGGCGGCGCCGAGGTCGAAGCTGGCCTGGGTGCCGCCGTGGCGGCCACGCGCGATCTGCGGCAGCGCCAGTTCGGCGAAGCCGCGCAAACCCTCCCCGAGCTCCTTGCCCAGCACCACACCGAGGATGCCGTAGCGGTAGCGCCGGCCGTCCTCGTCGCGCTCCTGGCCGATCCCCGGCATCACGCCCAGCGACCAGTCGCGCGCCAAGTCCCACTCGGCCGCCACGCGCAGCGAAGGCCGCACGCCCTCGCCGCGAAAGGCGCGCGAGCCGCTGTCCAGGTCCGCATGCAGCAGCACGCCCACCGAAGGACGGCCGCCCTCCGCATCCAGCGCATGCCATTTCAGCCCGAGGGCGGTGTCGGCGTAGCCAAGCGCGCGTTCGGTGACGCCGCTGGCAGCCTCGAACTGGCGGGCGCGGACCCGGCCATCGGTCTCTGCCCGCAACTCCAGCGTGTCGCCCACGCCGACCCGCAGCAAGGTCGGCGTGGACACGCTGCGCGCCCTTGCCTGCGGGTTGCGGTCGCGTTCCAGCAGCAGGCTGGTCTCGACCTGGAGACGGCCCTTGCCCACCACCAGGCTCGATTCGACGAAATCCGGGCGGTCGGTGACGATGCCGTCATCAAGCGCCAGCGCCAGGGGCGCGGCGCACAGGAAACCGGTCATGGCGAACAGCTTTGGCCAGGTGGGCAGGTGCATGATGGCTCATCGGTCAATACGGATGGGTGCACCTTACCACCGCCGCGCGGCGGCCGCTAGCGCGCGGCCGGCGTCGCCAGGCGCCAGATGGCGTAGCGCTCCTCCCCTTCCTTGACCGCGCCGGCGAAATGCCCGTTCAGGTGGTTGACGACGAAGTACAGGCCGTCCGGACGCGCGTCGGCGGTATCGGGCCAGAAGATCGCCTCGTGCGACCAGGCGCCGGCCAGCTTGCCGCTGGCCGGATCGAAGGCCGTGATGCCGTTGCGCGTGACATTCGTGACGTACAGCCGTCCGTCCGCGCCGAAGGCGATGCCGTCCGTGTTGCCGCCGATGTCGGCCACCCGGCGCACCGACGCGCCCACCGTGGCCGGCGCCGCGGCCGGATCGCGCAGCAGGGCCGCCGGCGCCGCGTACAGGCCGGTGCCGGTGGTGACGGTCCAGTACAGGGTCTGCCCGTCCGGCGACAGCGCGATGCCGTTGATGCCGATGCGCAGCGGCTGGCCGGGCAGCGCCTCGACGCCGTGCGAGACCACCTTCGCGCCCGGCTCGGGCAGCACGCTCGGATGGCGGTGCAGGACGCGGCGCGCGCTGCCGGCCGCGAAGTCGACCACGATGATGCCGGCCTGGTTGTCGGGCGCGCTGCGCACGCCGCTGT of Massilia sp. KIM contains these proteins:
- a CDS encoding L-dopachrome tautomerase-related protein, whose product is MKKLILALGTAFLATGAVHAFETQGGLEAWRSYRGVSWDGQRFAGSTQAPIAGLHFDRAGRAFVSTPRLLSGAAPATLSLLDLERQDGLAHLRAFPSVEGNAVAGPAGEALRNVLGFYVDDRNGWVWVLDMGFVAGEAEAPRGAQKLNVYEQASGKLVKSIPLDGVADRKGSFLNDVAVDEGRRLAYLSDSGVRSAPDNQAGIIVVDFAAGSARRVLHRHPSVLPEPGAKVVSHGVEALPGQPLRIGINGIALSPDGQTLYWTVTTGTGLYAAPAALLRDPAAAPATVGASVRRVADIGGNTDGIAFGADGRLYVTNVTRNGITAFDPASGKLAGAWSHEAIFWPDTADARPDGLYFVVNHLNGHFAGAVKEGEERYAIWRLATPAAR
- a CDS encoding transporter, with translation MHLPTWPKLFAMTGFLCAAPLALALDDGIVTDRPDFVESSLVVGKGRLQVETSLLLERDRNPQARARSVSTPTLLRVGVGDTLELRAETDGRVRARQFEAASGVTERALGYADTALGLKWHALDAEGGRPSVGVLLHADLDSGSRAFRGEGVRPSLRVAAEWDLARDWSLGVMPGIGQERDEDGRRYRYGILGVVLGKELGEGLRGFAELALPQIARGRHGGTQASFDLGAAWLLSRDCQLDAMFSRGLNGRTPDTAFTVGLSFRR
- a CDS encoding family 10 glycosylhydrolase; protein product: MHKLLLAAAATMLAASISHAGAQEASPKRELRGVWISTHLSLDWPNRLQTPAQQRAALAAILDHNKATGMNAAFFQVRSQADAMYPSAYEPWSYYLTNQQGSAPAPAWDPLQYALEETRKRGLEFHAWINPYRAVANTASEANNAQYAPNHVSRTHPEWLLQVGTVKILNPGLPQVREHVVKVITDIVERYDVDGIHFDDYFYPNGAINDDAAYQADPRGFPDTAAGRADWRRDNIDLLIARVNDSIRAAKPWVKFGVSPSGIYRSSTDPAIGSPTSSGASQHYLSMFADTRKWIREGWVDYLAPQVYWYMGQAGSDYSLLVPWWNDNAYERHMYIGIADYKMNTAGWTDPNQINRQIALNRSLPGISGQIHFRHAFLQGDLLGYRSSLMNATYKRPALLPLMPWKGTATPSAPGALAASVAQDNAVQLSWDAPAEAADEMEKTRRYAIYRGEQRDMDLDAPGALLAATDAAGTVFIDKSVEAGKYYYYTVTALNRHSAESPRAAPVSNDFEPPMVRTRPASVTLANGAASITAAEVDGGSSDNWGVESLSLSRASFSCADIGIQSVALTVLDKGGNTASGEASVQVNGVQPQPLVASSAPQGLTLGYGPQSVTLTVSDKDGAAAEYAWSPATGLSSASGPVTTFTPTGPGTFSFTVQAASAQGCYAQASVTVPVIDARCEGGKVAVCHKTGSASHPGQQICVAPEAVEAHLRKGSTLGVCGS